The Zootoca vivipara chromosome 16, rZooViv1.1, whole genome shotgun sequence genome has a segment encoding these proteins:
- the TMEM139 gene encoding transmembrane protein 139, giving the protein MLSASHWKSLRQTLMVLFTATILIGITMLALSTDINPVGFFFIAVGGLCLVGYLISLAVELYLKQRNPAEENNPGSRRQSQAGTVNEAYEAPAYEEVVTTGYVSGPTIWTITSSPGTMPVEPPPYSVVIEPPAHGETVVEAFSVSVAPGPRRASEADLQSRFRLRLLRPPKLQRFVSDTHELKGVEERAERPEPLTPPPAYENATVEEIFEEEFEPSRL; this is encoded by the exons ATGTTGTCCGCCTCACACTGGAAGAGCCTCCGTCAGACGTTAATGGTGCTGTTCACCGCCACAATTCTCATTGGAATCACCATGCTGGCCCTCTCTACTGACATCAACCCTGTTGGATTTTTCTTCATTGCAGTGGGGGGTCTGTGTTTGGTTGGCTACCTCATTAGTTTGGCCGTGGAGCTCTACCTGAAGCAACGCAATCCAGCGGAAGAAAATAATCCAGGCTCACGGAGACAAAGCCAGGCTGG CACAGTCAATGAGGCCTATGAGGCACCAGCATATGAGGAGGTGGTGACTACTGGCTACGTATCAGGACCAACCATCTGGACCATCACATCCAGTCCAGGGACAATGCCAGTGGAGCCCCCTCCGTACAGCGTGGTCATTGAGCCTCCTGCCCACGGAGAGACTGTGGTCGAGGCGTTCAGTGTCTCGGTGGCACCAGGCCCACGGCGTGCCTCGGAGGCAGATCTGCAGTCCAGGTTCCGCCTCAGGTTGCTCAGGCCGCCGAAACTGCAGCGATTTGTCTCGGATACCCACGAACTCAAAGGTGTTGAAGAGCGGGCAGAACGCCCGGAGCCCCTCACACCCCCTCCTGCCTATGAGAACGCGACGGTGGAGGAGATCTTTGAAGAAGAATTTGAGCCCTCCAGGCTATGA